A DNA window from Brenneria izadpanahii contains the following coding sequences:
- a CDS encoding SDR family oxidoreductase, producing the protein MNLGIEGKKALVWGGNRGLGKAAALQLAREGAQVTLLARTAASLQQAQQEIRRLCGVAPAAVVADITTEQGRMAALASCPEPDILINNANGPAPGDFRQWDRRQWLAALDSMMLGPIEMMRLTVDGMTARGFGRIVNITSRSVKTPQLELGLSNSARSGLTGFVAGLARTVIQHNVTINNILPGIFATEGQWRHIEELARQTGRDAAQIRQERAQANPARRYGEPEEFGAACAFLCSRQAGFITGQNLLIDGGGYPGVF; encoded by the coding sequence ATGAATTTAGGCATTGAAGGTAAAAAAGCGCTGGTGTGGGGCGGCAACCGCGGACTGGGTAAAGCCGCCGCGCTACAGCTGGCGCGGGAAGGCGCGCAGGTAACGCTGCTGGCCAGAACCGCCGCCAGTCTGCAACAGGCGCAGCAGGAGATCCGCAGGCTCTGCGGCGTCGCGCCGGCCGCGGTAGTCGCCGATATCACCACGGAACAGGGGCGCATGGCCGCATTGGCGAGCTGTCCTGAACCCGATATTTTGATTAATAACGCCAACGGTCCCGCTCCCGGCGATTTTCGCCAGTGGGATCGCCGGCAGTGGCTGGCGGCGCTTGACAGCATGATGCTCGGCCCGATTGAGATGATGCGCCTGACCGTCGACGGCATGACGGCGCGCGGTTTTGGCCGCATCGTCAATATCACGTCGCGCAGCGTCAAAACTCCCCAGTTAGAGCTAGGGCTGTCCAACAGCGCCCGCTCCGGCCTTACCGGCTTCGTCGCCGGTCTGGCGCGCACCGTGATCCAGCATAATGTCACCATCAACAATATTCTGCCCGGCATCTTCGCCACCGAAGGGCAATGGCGGCACATTGAAGAACTGGCGCGGCAAACCGGCCGCGACGCCGCCCAGATCCGGCAGGAACGCGCCCAGGCTAATCCGGCGCGGCGCTACGGCGAGCCGGAAGAGTTCGGCGCCGCCTGCGCCTTCCTGTGCTCGCGCCAGGCCGGTTTCATCACCGGACAGAATCTGCTCATCGACGGCGGCGGCTATCCCGGCGTCTTTTAG
- a CDS encoding D-amino acid dehydrogenase, producing MKVIVLGAGVIGVTTAWYLRRQGFEVELIDRRDGPGQEASFANAGGVCPGFSGPWAAPGMMAKALCWLFEEQAPLKWRPRLDVNQWRWLWLFARECRLERYRTNKARMQRIAQYSQRCLRELREETGINYQQQALGVLQLFSTQQELDMAAQASRVLTEFGVRHRIVDAAGIGAIEPALAQAAIPLTGGLHLPGDETGDCALFTQELAQQLQRQGVNFHFGATITRLTQDGHRQRIVGVETDRGPLTADAVVVALGSDAARLVRPLGVRLPIYPVKGYSVTLDIDDPAAAPRSSVMFESRKVMITRLGNRLRVAGIAAVDDYATLPDEKSCAFVAATAQALFPNAGNYRDIQPWCGLRPMTPDGPGYVGKTPFAGLFLACGQGSSGWTQAAGVGRLVADAIAGNPAEIDLEGLTLARHL from the coding sequence ATGAAAGTGATTGTACTCGGCGCCGGCGTGATCGGCGTCACCACCGCCTGGTATCTGCGCCGGCAAGGGTTCGAGGTGGAACTGATCGACCGCCGGGACGGGCCGGGACAGGAGGCCAGTTTTGCCAACGCGGGCGGCGTATGCCCCGGCTTTTCCGGCCCCTGGGCCGCGCCGGGCATGATGGCGAAGGCGCTGTGCTGGCTGTTCGAGGAGCAGGCTCCGCTGAAATGGCGTCCGCGTCTTGATGTGAATCAGTGGCGCTGGCTGTGGCTATTCGCCCGCGAATGCCGGCTCGAACGCTACCGGACGAACAAGGCGCGCATGCAGCGCATCGCCCAGTATAGCCAACGCTGTCTGCGCGAACTGCGCGAGGAGACCGGCATCAATTATCAGCAGCAGGCGCTGGGCGTATTGCAGTTGTTCAGCACCCAGCAAGAGCTGGATATGGCCGCGCAGGCATCCCGCGTGCTGACGGAGTTCGGCGTCAGGCACCGTATCGTGGACGCCGCCGGGATCGGCGCGATTGAACCGGCGCTGGCGCAGGCCGCTATCCCATTGACCGGCGGGCTGCACCTGCCCGGCGACGAAACCGGCGACTGCGCCCTGTTTACCCAGGAACTGGCGCAACAGCTACAGCGGCAAGGCGTAAATTTCCATTTCGGCGCCACGATAACCCGACTGACGCAGGACGGACACCGGCAACGCATCGTCGGCGTGGAGACCGACCGCGGCCCGCTGACGGCGGACGCGGTGGTGGTCGCGCTGGGCAGCGACGCCGCCCGGCTGGTCAGGCCGCTTGGCGTCCGGCTGCCGATCTATCCGGTTAAAGGCTATTCCGTCACGCTGGATATCGACGATCCCGCCGCCGCTCCCCGCTCGTCGGTGATGTTCGAATCCCGCAAGGTGATGATCACCCGGCTCGGCAACCGGCTGCGGGTGGCCGGCATCGCCGCAGTGGACGATTACGCCACGCTGCCGGACGAAAAATCATGCGCCTTCGTCGCGGCCACCGCCCAAGCGCTGTTTCCCAACGCCGGAAACTATCGCGACATCCAGCCGTGGTGCGGCCTGCGCCCGATGACGCCGGACGGCCCCGGCTACGTCGGCAAAACCCCGTTCGCCGGGCTGTTTCTGGCCTGCGGCCAGGGCTCCAGCGGCTGGACTCAGGCGGCGGGCGTCGGACGTCTGGTCGCCGACGCGATTGCCGGCAATCCGGCAGAAATCGATCTGGAAGGGTTGACGCTGGCTCGGCATCTGTGA
- a CDS encoding 4-hydroxy-tetrahydrodipicolinate synthase family protein, which yields MSNSNELITGSFVAIITPFNENGTVDYEAFRTLLHFQESNGTSAVLIMGSTGEVSMLSPEERKEIIRRTAQFKTGKMKIFYGCTGNNTDASIDYVKYAREHDADGAILAAPAYICASEDDIERYFLEIADATDLPLGIYNNPPRVKTDLHWNSLLRIFKHPNYVIHKESTTRVGQVAQVLAGNPDVSVMCCDSPNLGLVVPTMSLGGHGTANMTGNIAPAELAEISRPWREPGDAERFRAAYQHLLPLLHYTYSAINPVAVKSLMRAVGLPAGSLRRPLRDLQGEALQRGVDIVKRLGLAEKYGWSAF from the coding sequence ATGAGTAACAGTAACGAATTAATTACCGGGTCTTTTGTGGCGATTATTACCCCGTTCAATGAAAACGGCACGGTGGACTATGAAGCGTTTCGCACCTTATTACATTTTCAGGAAAGTAACGGCACGTCGGCGGTATTGATCATGGGATCGACGGGAGAGGTTTCCATGCTGTCTCCCGAAGAGCGAAAAGAAATTATCCGGCGCACGGCGCAGTTCAAAACCGGCAAGATGAAAATATTTTATGGCTGCACGGGAAATAATACCGATGCCAGTATCGACTATGTGAAATATGCCCGCGAACACGACGCCGATGGGGCCATTTTGGCCGCGCCCGCCTATATTTGCGCCAGCGAAGACGATATCGAACGCTATTTTCTGGAAATCGCGGACGCCACGGATTTGCCGCTGGGGATTTATAATAATCCGCCGCGGGTGAAAACCGATCTGCACTGGAATTCGCTATTACGCATTTTCAAACACCCCAATTACGTTATTCATAAAGAATCCACCACGCGCGTGGGGCAGGTTGCCCAGGTTCTGGCGGGTAACCCCGATGTCTCCGTCATGTGCTGCGATTCGCCCAATCTGGGGCTGGTGGTGCCGACCATGTCGCTGGGCGGGCACGGTACGGCGAACATGACCGGCAATATCGCCCCCGCCGAACTGGCGGAAATTTCCCGTCCCTGGCGCGAACCGGGCGATGCCGAGCGTTTCCGCGCGGCCTATCAACATCTTTTGCCGCTGCTGCACTACACCTATTCGGCCATTAACCCGGTGGCGGTGAAGTCGCTGATGCGCGCGGTCGGGCTGCCGGCGGGCAGTCTGCGTCGTCCGCTGCGCGATCTGCAAGGCGAGGCATTGCAGCGCGGCGTCGATATCGTCAAACGGCTAGGGCTGGCTGAAAAATACGGTTGGTCGGCGTTTTAG
- a CDS encoding TetR/AcrR family transcriptional regulator: protein MAETKAEAEIREPDVRQRILNEAINIFASKGGELTTIREITEATRVNIAAVNYYFGSKDGLLKAVLNTVLDPLNAMRIRLLDAVEEQYRHERLPVEAVLDALLRPLVKSARAPDGGRIAVRLLQHLRATPRESVTALVSDKFDHVAARFFAAFERAAPQLTRAEIIWRYEFARGAAMHVLADSDPQSGRLAIMSHGLCNSDDDDEVLANLLRFVVAGFNAAPLK, encoded by the coding sequence GTGGCAGAAACCAAAGCAGAAGCGGAAATCAGGGAGCCGGATGTCAGGCAAAGGATCTTGAACGAAGCGATCAACATTTTTGCCAGTAAGGGCGGGGAACTGACGACGATCCGTGAAATCACCGAAGCGACGCGCGTCAATATCGCCGCGGTGAACTATTACTTCGGCTCAAAGGACGGCCTGTTGAAAGCGGTGCTCAATACCGTGCTGGATCCGCTGAACGCGATGCGTATCCGCCTGCTGGATGCGGTGGAAGAGCAATATCGCCACGAAAGGCTGCCGGTTGAGGCGGTACTGGACGCATTGCTCCGGCCGCTGGTGAAAAGCGCGCGCGCCCCGGACGGCGGGCGTATCGCCGTCCGGCTGTTGCAACACCTGCGCGCTACGCCGCGCGAATCCGTCACCGCGCTGGTCTCCGACAAGTTTGATCATGTCGCCGCACGTTTCTTTGCGGCTTTTGAACGCGCCGCGCCGCAGCTGACGCGGGCCGAGATCATTTGGCGCTATGAATTCGCGCGCGGCGCGGCCATGCATGTGCTCGCCGATTCCGATCCGCAGTCGGGGCGGCTGGCGATCATGTCCCACGGGTTGTGTAACAGCGACGATGACGATGAGGTGCTGGCTAATTTGCTGCGTTTCGTCGTGGCCGGCTTTAATGCGGCGCCGCTGAAATAG
- a CDS encoding amidohydrolase — MTDILAEKLIAWRRELHQYPELSNNEYRTTEKITGWLRGAGIDILPLPLKTGVAAQIGRHDGPTIALRADIDALPIDEQTAQPFTSRHKGVMHACGHDVHTSIMLGAALLLKARESQLAGNVRILFQPAEETFNGANQLIEAGALQGVSAIFGGHNAPGLPVGEFATRSGPMHANVDRFEILVRGKGAHAAYPEQGVDSIVVAAQLITALQTLPSRSFGALDSVLVSVTRVSGGNTWNVLPERVELEGTVRTHSVEIRKAIPQKLAALIGNIAAGFGAQAELRWHAGPPTLINSREWADFSKAVAEETGYRVRDQQPQMGGEDFAFYLHHVPGVFVNIGSASEFGLHHPRFNPDEAAILPAANYFNLLAGKALQKLAQR, encoded by the coding sequence ATGACTGATATCTTGGCTGAAAAACTCATCGCCTGGCGCCGGGAATTGCATCAATATCCGGAGCTTTCGAATAATGAATACCGGACGACGGAAAAAATCACCGGGTGGCTACGCGGAGCGGGCATCGATATTCTGCCGCTGCCGCTGAAAACCGGCGTGGCGGCGCAGATCGGACGCCATGACGGCCCCACCATCGCCCTGCGGGCGGATATTGACGCCTTGCCCATTGATGAGCAGACGGCGCAGCCATTTACTTCCCGCCATAAGGGCGTGATGCACGCCTGCGGGCACGATGTGCATACCTCAATCATGTTGGGCGCGGCCCTATTGCTTAAAGCGCGCGAATCGCAACTGGCCGGCAACGTGCGGATTTTGTTCCAGCCGGCGGAAGAAACCTTCAATGGCGCCAATCAGTTGATTGAAGCGGGCGCATTACAAGGCGTCAGCGCGATTTTTGGCGGCCACAATGCCCCCGGACTGCCGGTAGGCGAATTCGCCACGCGCAGCGGCCCGATGCACGCCAACGTCGATCGCTTCGAAATTTTAGTGCGCGGCAAGGGAGCGCACGCCGCCTACCCGGAACAAGGGGTGGATAGCATCGTGGTCGCCGCGCAACTCATTACCGCGCTGCAAACGCTGCCAAGCCGCAGCTTCGGCGCGCTGGACTCGGTATTGGTCAGCGTCACGCGGGTCAGCGGCGGCAACACCTGGAACGTACTGCCTGAACGGGTGGAGTTGGAAGGCACCGTGCGAACCCATAGCGTGGAAATCAGAAAGGCCATCCCGCAAAAACTCGCCGCGCTGATCGGCAATATCGCGGCCGGGTTTGGCGCGCAAGCGGAGCTACGCTGGCACGCCGGTCCGCCTACGCTCATCAATAGCAGGGAATGGGCGGACTTCAGCAAGGCGGTGGCGGAAGAGACGGGCTATCGGGTACGCGATCAGCAGCCGCAGATGGGCGGCGAAGATTTTGCCTTTTATCTGCATCATGTTCCCGGCGTATTCGTCAATATCGGTTCGGCCAGCGAGTTCGGCCTGCATCACCCGCGGTTTAACCCTGACGAAGCCGCCATCCTACCCGCCGCGAACTACTTTAATCTTCTGGCGGGCAAAGCATTGCAAAAACTGGCGCAGCGATAA
- a CDS encoding SDR family oxidoreductase has protein sequence MATDIPKIALVTGASRGIGRAIALALAAQGVIVAAHFHHRREETAQLVAQIEQAGVQAFAVSADLDDPDGAFTLIGQLRSELIRRYGEPGFDILVNNAGLDGRATIAEITPAQLDTMLQVNFVSPFFLIQQALPLLRDGGRIINISSMSTRAAFADMAAYAPAKAALETLSVLLAGELGKRGITVNAVLPGATATEMNPRARDAQSAALIAQSVALGRVGQPEDIAAVVAFLASEAGRWITGQRIDASGGQRL, from the coding sequence ATGGCAACCGACATTCCTAAGATTGCGCTGGTGACCGGCGCAAGCCGTGGGATCGGCCGGGCCATCGCACTTGCGCTGGCCGCTCAGGGCGTAATTGTGGCGGCGCATTTTCATCACCGGCGGGAGGAAACCGCCCAACTGGTTGCGCAAATAGAACAGGCCGGCGTTCAGGCATTCGCTGTTTCCGCCGACCTGGACGATCCGGACGGCGCGTTTACGCTGATCGGGCAATTACGGTCGGAGCTTATCCGTCGCTACGGCGAGCCGGGATTTGATATTTTAGTGAATAACGCCGGCCTGGACGGTCGTGCGACGATTGCTGAAATTACTCCGGCGCAGCTTGACACAATGTTGCAGGTCAATTTCGTGTCGCCTTTTTTCCTGATTCAGCAAGCGCTTCCTCTACTGCGCGATGGCGGACGAATTATTAATATATCGTCGATGAGTACCCGTGCCGCATTTGCGGATATGGCGGCTTATGCCCCGGCAAAAGCGGCGCTTGAAACCCTGAGCGTGTTGTTGGCCGGCGAGTTGGGGAAGCGGGGGATAACGGTGAATGCGGTGTTGCCGGGGGCGACGGCTACCGAGATGAACCCACGCGCCCGCGATGCGCAATCCGCCGCGCTGATCGCGCAGAGCGTGGCGCTCGGACGGGTGGGGCAACCGGAGGATATTGCCGCGGTGGTCGCTTTCCTGGCCAGTGAGGCCGGAAGATGGATCACCGGTCAACGTATTGACGCCAGCGGTGGTCAGCGCCTGTAA
- a CDS encoding class I adenylate-forming enzyme family protein — translation MTSDIKNLGDLIDRQSDLQRDAIIDLRDEASPRIWSHQQIDLLSGGVASFLTSLGLPRGSTVGIASLNRAEYLAAYFGIMRAGLVAVPLNIKVPTATLEYLLADAGIRLVFVDDARHAILQKANLPAAMTLVNFDGQTAEGSWRRIVPQTFDSVAPAPGDLAMILYTSGSTGRPKGVPLTHQGQLWALRVTRSGGVEPDGPQSRYLLAQPLFHMNGLFLAKRVFAANGLLVVLPSFDVKRYVDALSRYRINIVTAVPTMFARLIGDGRLLEGHDFSALSKLMLGSAPMSLSLLARIQAAFPHAVITHGYGTTEAGPAVFGPHPDGIPTPPLALGYPLSAGEVKLVDGPTENEGVLCMRNPAVTPGYHRLPEKSAQAFHDGWYYSGDVMHRDEQGFYYFTGRADDMFVCSGENIFPVEVEKTLESHPLVRQAAVVPLPDDERGQMPVAFVVLHPEHVLAAEELRQHTLRHGPAYQHPRRIAFINELPWAGTNKVDRHALLQLARELEAHNTWAAPRREVENGNRHS, via the coding sequence ATGACTTCCGACATTAAAAATCTTGGCGACCTTATCGACCGCCAAAGCGATTTGCAACGTGACGCCATTATCGATTTACGTGACGAGGCATCGCCGCGGATCTGGAGCCATCAGCAAATCGACCTGCTGTCCGGCGGCGTGGCGAGTTTTCTCACCAGCCTCGGTCTGCCGCGCGGCAGCACGGTGGGCATCGCTTCGCTGAATCGGGCCGAATATCTGGCGGCGTATTTTGGCATTATGCGTGCCGGGCTGGTGGCGGTACCGCTGAATATAAAAGTGCCGACGGCGACGCTTGAGTATCTGCTGGCGGATGCGGGTATCCGTCTGGTGTTCGTCGATGACGCCCGGCACGCCATTCTGCAAAAAGCGAATTTGCCTGCGGCTATGACGTTGGTTAATTTCGACGGACAGACGGCCGAGGGTTCCTGGCGGCGTATTGTCCCGCAGACGTTTGACAGCGTGGCGCCGGCCCCCGGCGATCTGGCGATGATCCTGTACACCTCCGGCTCCACCGGCCGCCCTAAAGGGGTGCCGTTGACTCATCAGGGACAGCTCTGGGCGCTGCGCGTCACCCGCAGCGGCGGGGTAGAGCCGGACGGCCCGCAGTCCCGCTATCTGCTGGCTCAGCCGCTGTTTCATATGAACGGTCTGTTTCTGGCCAAGCGGGTCTTTGCGGCCAATGGTCTGTTGGTGGTTTTGCCGTCTTTTGACGTGAAACGCTACGTGGATGCGCTTTCGCGTTACCGGATAAATATCGTCACTGCGGTGCCCACCATGTTCGCCCGCCTGATTGGCGACGGCCGTTTACTGGAAGGGCATGATTTTTCCGCGCTTAGCAAACTGATGCTGGGCTCGGCTCCGATGTCGCTTTCGCTGCTGGCGCGTATTCAGGCCGCGTTTCCTCATGCGGTTATCACGCACGGTTACGGTACGACGGAGGCGGGACCGGCGGTGTTCGGACCGCATCCCGACGGTATCCCGACTCCGCCGCTGGCATTAGGCTATCCGTTGTCCGCAGGCGAGGTGAAGCTGGTTGACGGCCCAACGGAAAATGAAGGCGTGTTGTGTATGCGCAACCCGGCGGTAACTCCTGGGTATCACCGGCTGCCGGAAAAAAGCGCGCAGGCGTTTCATGACGGCTGGTACTACAGCGGCGATGTGATGCATCGTGATGAGCAGGGGTTCTATTATTTTACCGGGCGGGCGGACGACATGTTTGTCTGCTCGGGAGAGAATATCTTTCCCGTTGAGGTGGAGAAAACGTTGGAGTCGCATCCGCTGGTGCGCCAGGCCGCCGTGGTCCCTTTGCCGGATGATGAGCGCGGCCAGATGCCCGTCGCTTTTGTCGTACTTCATCCGGAGCATGTCCTCGCCGCTGAGGAACTCAGGCAGCACACACTGCGTCATGGCCCGGCCTATCAGCATCCCCGGCGCATCGCTTTTATCAATGAACTTCCCTGGGCGGGAACCAACAAGGTGGATCGCCATGCCTTGCTGCAATTAGCCCGGGAATTGGAAGCGCATAACACCTGGGCTGCTCCACGGCGGGAGGTCGAAAATGGCAACCGACATTCCTAA
- a CDS encoding ABC transporter ATP-binding protein, with protein MAIMNAVLEVQNLQVSYPTGRGRVYALSGVDLSLWPGETVGLVGESGCGKSTLGKAVMRLIASSGGRIKVNGDDITHLNRRALQPYRADIQMMFQDPQGSLNPRQRIGKSIGRPLEVAGWGKAAIRRRVGELLELVGLPAAAASRYPHEFSGGQRQRIGIARALILEPKAIICDEPVSALDVSVRAQVINLMRDLQHRTGVAYLFISHDLSVVEYIADRLLVMYLGRIVESGPTRQIWANPAHPYTLALLSAAPVADPRAARAQNLLTGEPPSPLSPPDGCPFHTRCSHAGERCRLERPQLRDCGERRRVACHFPIIDITA; from the coding sequence ATGGCGATCATGAATGCCGTGCTTGAGGTGCAAAATCTACAGGTGAGTTACCCCACGGGACGAGGGCGGGTTTATGCCCTATCGGGCGTGGATCTATCCCTGTGGCCCGGCGAAACCGTCGGGCTGGTAGGGGAGTCCGGCTGCGGAAAATCCACGCTGGGTAAAGCGGTCATGCGGCTTATCGCCAGCAGCGGCGGGCGGATAAAAGTCAATGGCGACGATATCACCCATCTGAACCGCAGGGCGTTGCAGCCCTACCGCGCGGATATCCAGATGATGTTTCAGGATCCGCAGGGATCGTTGAACCCGCGCCAACGCATCGGTAAAAGCATCGGCCGCCCGTTGGAGGTCGCCGGCTGGGGAAAGGCGGCGATTCGTCGCCGGGTCGGCGAACTGCTGGAGCTGGTGGGGCTGCCCGCCGCCGCCGCATCCCGCTATCCGCATGAATTTTCCGGCGGACAGCGGCAGCGGATCGGCATTGCCCGCGCTTTGATTCTGGAACCTAAAGCGATTATTTGCGATGAGCCGGTCTCGGCGCTGGATGTGTCGGTGCGCGCCCAGGTGATCAACCTGATGCGCGACCTGCAACATCGAACCGGCGTGGCCTATCTGTTTATTTCCCATGATCTGTCGGTCGTGGAGTATATCGCCGATCGTCTATTGGTGATGTATCTGGGGCGAATTGTGGAAAGCGGGCCTACCCGGCAAATTTGGGCCAACCCGGCGCACCCTTATACGTTGGCGTTGCTCTCTGCGGCGCCGGTGGCCGATCCCCGCGCGGCGCGCGCGCAGAATCTGCTGACGGGCGAACCGCCCAGCCCGCTGTCGCCCCCGGACGGCTGCCCGTTTCACACTCGCTGTTCCCATGCCGGCGAGCGCTGCCGTTTGGAACGGCCGCAATTGCGTGACTGCGGCGAGCGGCGCCGGGTTGCCTGCCATTTCCCGATCATTGACATTACTGCTTAA
- a CDS encoding ABC transporter ATP-binding protein, producing MNTVLEVNNLTVDIVGRRRRIKALDDVSLTLHAGETLAVVGESGCGKSLTALALMGLLPAPSVCIGGGEIWFERQNIAALSEGKMRRLRGRRLAMIFQDPMSSLNPVKTVGDQLSEVLRAHLGLSLREAWRRGIELLEQVHIPDAPRRMREYPHRLSGGMSQRVMIAIAIACKPAVLIADEPTTALDVTIQAQILALLRELQRDTGMALMLITHDLGVVAAMAQRVAVMYAGKKVEEAPVLELFDHPLHPYTQGLLRATPTSGQPNQRLLDIPGRVPSLGELPAGCAFADRCLYVTDRCRRQRPALEALRRDHLAACWNAEQDVSAAIRQANGGWRS from the coding sequence ATGAATACGGTGCTGGAAGTCAACAATCTGACGGTGGATATCGTCGGCAGACGCCGGCGGATCAAGGCGCTGGACGACGTTTCACTGACGCTGCATGCGGGCGAAACGCTGGCGGTGGTCGGCGAGTCCGGCTGCGGAAAATCGCTGACCGCGCTGGCGTTGATGGGCTTGCTGCCTGCGCCCTCGGTGTGCATCGGCGGGGGAGAGATCTGGTTTGAACGGCAGAATATCGCGGCGTTGAGCGAAGGTAAAATGCGGCGTCTGCGGGGCCGCCGGCTGGCGATGATTTTTCAGGACCCGATGAGTTCGCTCAATCCGGTCAAAACCGTCGGCGATCAGCTGAGCGAAGTGCTGCGGGCGCATCTTGGCTTATCCCTGCGCGAGGCGTGGCGGCGGGGGATTGAATTACTGGAACAGGTGCATATTCCCGATGCGCCTCGCCGTATGCGCGAATATCCCCATCGTCTCTCCGGCGGCATGTCTCAGCGCGTCATGATCGCCATTGCGATTGCCTGTAAGCCGGCCGTGCTGATCGCCGATGAACCGACTACGGCGCTGGATGTGACCATCCAGGCGCAGATCCTCGCTTTATTACGCGAACTTCAGCGCGATACCGGTATGGCGCTGATGCTGATTACCCATGATTTAGGCGTAGTGGCGGCCATGGCCCAGCGCGTGGCGGTGATGTATGCCGGAAAAAAAGTCGAAGAAGCGCCGGTGTTGGAGCTGTTCGACCATCCGCTGCATCCCTATACCCAAGGATTGCTGCGCGCCACGCCGACATCCGGGCAGCCGAACCAGCGGCTGCTGGATATTCCCGGCAGGGTGCCGTCTCTTGGCGAGCTGCCGGCGGGATGCGCCTTCGCCGATCGGTGCCTGTATGTTACGGATCGGTGTCGGCGGCAGCGGCCTGCGCTAGAGGCGTTACGCCGCGATCATCTGGCGGCCTGCTGGAATGCGGAGCAGGACGTATCGGCGGCGATCCGCCAGGCTAATGGAGGATGGCGATCATGA
- a CDS encoding ABC transporter permease: MKMSVITPLAAEGAPYRQFLRHFCRNRGAVFGAFIVLIILIAALSADWIYPVDPLRIVAIPEIWPFTDARYPLGTDSLGRDIAALIMHGSRATLMIGLTASVAATTLGVAVGAAAAWFGGWVDEVLMRIAELFQIIPNVVFVLTVVAILGPHIANIIVAVGLVSWQPIARLTRAEFLSVKEREFVQACRACGMGNTRIIVAEILPNVMPPVIVLSSLVVAGAILYESVISFLGLGDPNLASWGRLVGEGRTLIRSSWYICAVPGVAIMLAVLALNLLGDGLNDALNPKLRDRP; the protein is encoded by the coding sequence ATGAAAATGTCTGTGATTACGCCATTAGCCGCCGAAGGTGCGCCGTACCGGCAATTCTTGCGCCATTTTTGCCGCAACCGGGGCGCGGTTTTCGGAGCGTTCATCGTGCTGATTATTCTGATCGCCGCATTGAGCGCCGACTGGATTTATCCGGTCGATCCGCTGCGCATCGTCGCCATACCGGAGATCTGGCCGTTTACCGATGCCCGCTACCCGCTGGGCACCGATTCCCTTGGCCGCGACATCGCCGCGTTGATTATGCACGGCAGCCGCGCCACGCTGATGATTGGCCTGACGGCCAGCGTGGCGGCGACGACCCTCGGCGTGGCGGTCGGGGCCGCCGCCGCCTGGTTCGGCGGTTGGGTGGATGAAGTATTGATGCGTATCGCCGAGCTGTTCCAAATCATTCCCAATGTGGTCTTCGTACTGACGGTGGTGGCGATTCTCGGCCCCCATATCGCCAATATCATCGTCGCGGTCGGTCTGGTTTCCTGGCAACCCATTGCCCGGCTGACCCGCGCCGAATTCCTTTCGGTGAAAGAACGCGAATTTGTGCAGGCCTGCCGCGCCTGCGGCATGGGCAATACCCGGATCATTGTGGCGGAAATCCTGCCCAACGTGATGCCGCCGGTCATCGTGCTTTCCTCTCTGGTGGTCGCCGGGGCGATCCTCTATGAGTCGGTCATCTCATTTCTCGGCCTTGGCGATCCCAATCTTGCCAGTTGGGGACGGCTGGTGGGCGAAGGCCGCACGCTTATCCGCTCCTCCTGGTATATCTGCGCGGTGCCCGGCGTGGCGATTATGCTGGCGGTATTGGCGCTAAACCTGTTGGGCGACGGGCTAAACGACGCTTTGAACCCGAAGCTGCGGGATCGCCCATGA